From Paenibacillus graminis:
CTTCTCGTGAACCCGTTTATGGAAGACGAAATAGCTCCAGATCTGATAACCCAGCACGAACGGCAGCAGCGACAGCGCCACAATCGTCATCACCTTCAGCGAATAATGGCCGGAAGCCGCATTCGTAATTGTCAGGTTAAAGGCTTGATCCAGCGAGCTGATCATGACCCGCGGGAACAGTCCGACAAAGATAGAAACCACCGACAGAGCCATGACTGCACCAGTCATTCCGAAGGCCAGCCCGTCTCTCTTCTTGCTCATGAAGTAGCCGGACAGCACGTAAGCAGCAATGCCAAGAATAACAATGACAAGCAGCAGCGCTCCGCGTTGTTCAAATACATCCGTCATATAATACGTCATAACCACAAAAGCGAGCAGCAGCGCGGCCAGCGGGAACAACAGCTTCTGCGCCATCTTACGCGCGCGTTCCTGCAAATCACCAACTGTACGCAGTGTAGTGAACATCAGCCCATGAACAAGGCAGAGCAGCACTACAGTAATTCCGGCCACTACCGTATAGACATTCACAATATCAAAGAATCCGGCATACATCTGCATATCGCCGTCGATTGGCAGCCCTTTGATGAAGCTGGCGAACACTACAGCAAGCAGGAACGGCGGCAGGAAGCTGCCTAAGAAAATGCAGACATCCCAGGTTTTCTGCCAGGCCAGCGAGTCTCTTTTGCCCCTGAATTCAAAGGCCACACCACGGGCAATCAGCGCCAGCAGCGCGAATACAAAAGGAATATAGAATCCGCTGAAAAGCGTGGCATACCAGTGCGGAAAGGCAGCAAACATCGCCCCGGCGCCTGTAATCAGCCATACTTCATTAGCATCCCAGAACGGCCCGATCGAATTAATCAGCACCCGGCGCTCCGTATCATTCTTGGCCAGAATCTGGGTTTCCATCCCTACTCCGAAGTCAAAGCCTTCAAGAAAGAAGAAACCGACAAACAGCACAGCAATCAGTACAAACCACAATTCATTAAGAGAAAGCATGGGATCCCTCCTTGTTATACGGATCATGGGATTCGCCGTGATCGTTATCCATGGCGTAAGGACCTTTTTTGATCACCTTGATGAACAAGCCAACCAGTACTAAACCAAGGATGGCATAGATTGCTGTAAAAGAAATTACCGAGAACAGTACCTGTCCGCTCGTAATATTAGGAGATACACTATCCTCTGTAGTCATTAATCCAAATACCGTCCATGGCTGACGCCCCATCTCTGTCATAATCCAGCCTGACGTATTGGCAATCGGCGGAAGCAGCAGACCCCAGAACATAAAGCGCATGAACCAGGTATTCGGACGTTCCATCTTCTTGCGCCACATCAGGTAGATGGCATATACCCCCAGCACAATCATCAGCGATCCTGCCGCAACCATGATCCGGAAACTCCAGAACGTCGTGCGGACCGGTGGAATATAGTCACCAGGACCGTATGCTTGTTCATATTCAGCCTGCAGCGTGTTCATGCCTTTAACAGATCCCGAAAACTTACTGTAGGAGAGAAAGCTCAGCATATATGGAATTTTCACTTCATGGGTAC
This genomic window contains:
- the cydB gene encoding cytochrome d ubiquinol oxidase subunit II, coding for MLSLNELWFVLIAVLFVGFFFLEGFDFGVGMETQILAKNDTERRVLINSIGPFWDANEVWLITGAGAMFAAFPHWYATLFSGFYIPFVFALLALIARGVAFEFRGKRDSLAWQKTWDVCIFLGSFLPPFLLAVVFASFIKGLPIDGDMQMYAGFFDIVNVYTVVAGITVVLLCLVHGLMFTTLRTVGDLQERARKMAQKLLFPLAALLLAFVVMTYYMTDVFEQRGALLLVIVILGIAAYVLSGYFMSKKRDGLAFGMTGAVMALSVVSIFVGLFPRVMISSLDQAFNLTITNAASGHYSLKVMTIVALSLLPFVLGYQIWSYFVFHKRVHEKEHLEY